ATTACAGATCGGATGAGAAGCCAGAGCTTATTGGTTCAGATTGATCGCGATCGCACTCTACTCTATTGGGTTGGATTTCTGATTATGCTGGGCTTAGTATTTCTGTTTTTACAACTATTGGTTGAGTCAGCTTTATCCGAACGCAAAAGCCGAGAAGAACTGTTAATTGCGAACAAGAGACTGACAGAATATGCGACTCAAATAGAAGAACTTGCCACTGTGCAGGAGCGTAACCGCATAGCCCGTGAGATCCATGATTCTTTGGGACATTCACTCACAGGCTTTAATTTGCATCTAGAAGCAGCTTTACGATTATTGCAATCCGAGCCTGATGAAGCAAAACAACTTTTATTGGAAGCAAAACAACTTGGATCAACTGCATTAAAAGAAGTTCGAGCATCAGTGAGTGCGTTACGAAGTGAGCCGCTAGAAGGGCGATCGCTTAAATTAGCAATTCAATCACTAGTTGAAGAATTTCAGCGATCGACGGGGATTACTTCTCAGACTGACATAGACGATTTCATCGATAGCGATCGCCAGATTTCGCCGCAACTAAAAACCATCGTTTATCGCATTGTTCAAGAATCACTGACAAATATTAGCAAGCATTCTCAAGCAAGCTTTGTAAATATCTCCTGCCATGTAAAAAATCAAGAGCTAGAAATAGCGATCGAAGATAATGGCAAAGGATTCGATATTACTCAAAACGTATCAGGATTTGGGCTGCAAGGGATGCAAGAACGAGTGATGGCAGTATCTGGCAACTTAGAAATTAAGACATCACATGGTAATGGTTGTAAAATCATTGCTAGGTTCAGAAATATATAGCAGGTTTCATTTTGCCCACAAATGAAAATTATAATTTGCGATGATACAGATTCTTTTAATTGACGATCAAGACTTAATTCGGCGCGGCATGAAAGCGCTATTGAAGTCTGATGAAGAGTTACAAGTAGTTGGGGAAGGCGAAAATGGGATTGAGGCGATCGCTCTAGTTAAAACCCTACAACCTGATGTTGTTTTAATGGATGTGAGAATGCCAGAAATGGATGGCGTAGCCGCAACAAAAGAGATTTGTCAGCTTTTTCCAGAGGTCAAAGTACTAATTATGACCACCTTTGACGATCGCGAATATATCACTCAAGCTTTGCGTTTCGGTGCGGCTGGATATTTGCTCAAAGATACTCCCTTTGAGGAACTCACCCAAGCAATTCGCTTAGTCCATAAAGGCTATATGCAGCTATCACCAGGATTAGCGACTAAGTTGCTTGCTCCTGAACCTCCCAGCCAAGTTCCATCGGAATTTGCAAAATTAACACCTAGAGAACAGGAAATTTTGAGGCTAATTGCCAAAGGTGCTAATAATCGTGAAATCGCTGATACGTTATTTATTTCCGAGAAGACGGTAAGAAATAATATTACTAACATCTTTAGTCAGTTGGGTTTGCGCGATCGCACCCAAGCAGCGATCTGGATGAACAATCATCTAGATTTTGCCTAACCACCACAGCGATTGCTATTATACCAATTCACAAAAGTGTGACAACACTTCTGTGAATTAAAAACCAAACCCTGTAAGGGTTTTAAAAACACAAAGTGGCGCAGCCACTTTGTGTTTTGGTATTACTGTGAGACTTGTCTAAGCGATCGCAAAAGCAAACAATTATTGACACTCAAAAATCTTTCTGAGTTTTAAGTCAGCGCAAAGCTCTGTATTCAACTTCGTAGACAGTTATATATTTGATAGGTGAAATCAATT
This sequence is a window from Pseudanabaena sp. BC1403. Protein-coding genes within it:
- a CDS encoding sensor histidine kinase, producing MQIRINTRLNTRSPLLQLLLILEWILLGLVAITQILVANKFNSPTDVISNEIGILIFAVLGVAFPLVPLHKLLYIIAEFTLIFWLTLKGNISLFQLLFIVLVIRNCVMLEGRSRSSVTGLALFSVLICITDRMRSQSLLVQIDRDRTLLYWVGFLIMLGLVFLFLQLLVESALSERKSREELLIANKRLTEYATQIEELATVQERNRIAREIHDSLGHSLTGFNLHLEAALRLLQSEPDEAKQLLLEAKQLGSTALKEVRASVSALRSEPLEGRSLKLAIQSLVEEFQRSTGITSQTDIDDFIDSDRQISPQLKTIVYRIVQESLTNISKHSQASFVNISCHVKNQELEIAIEDNGKGFDITQNVSGFGLQGMQERVMAVSGNLEIKTSHGNGCKIIARFRNI
- a CDS encoding response regulator transcription factor; translated protein: MIQILLIDDQDLIRRGMKALLKSDEELQVVGEGENGIEAIALVKTLQPDVVLMDVRMPEMDGVAATKEICQLFPEVKVLIMTTFDDREYITQALRFGAAGYLLKDTPFEELTQAIRLVHKGYMQLSPGLATKLLAPEPPSQVPSEFAKLTPREQEILRLIAKGANNREIADTLFISEKTVRNNITNIFSQLGLRDRTQAAIWMNNHLDFA